From the Euphorbia lathyris chromosome 6, ddEupLath1.1, whole genome shotgun sequence genome, one window contains:
- the LOC136232300 gene encoding uncharacterized protein produces the protein MMSENALRDLNKLPRPEMKSESSTKMNFAKSYSESADENVEKWPMKTSASLVSTTSNGGETVNPVTEVVNVEVEYTESENLSDVADVDASLKALLAGLDSKDWVMVCESLNDMRRLSIFHKEELLDMLGDSIPLIVKSLKNPRSAVCKTAIMTAADIFNAYHDHIIDLLDPLLVQLLLKSSQDKKFVCEAAERALVAMTTWVSPALLLPKLQPHLKNRNPRVRAKASMCFSRSVPRLGIEGIKSYGIDKLIQVAASQLSDQLPASRDAARTLLLELQTVYEKSHELTPAVSEHSELNSWEQFCQSKLSPLSAQAVLRVTNREGLVLGS, from the exons ATGATGTCAGAGAATGCTCTCAGAGACCTAAATAAACTACCTCGACCTGAGATGAAAAGTGAAAGTTCTACCAAAATGAATTTTGCTAAATCTTACTCCGAGAGTGCTGATGAGAATGTTGAAAAGTGGCCAATGAAAACCTCTGCCTCATTGGTTTCAACTACTTCCAATGGTGGTGAAACCGTTAATCCTGTAACAGAGGTAGTTAATGTGGAGGTAGAATACACCGAGTCAGAGAATTTGAGTGATGTAGCAGATGTTGATGCCAGTTTGAAG GCACTTCTTGCTGGACTAGATTCTAAAGATTGGGTCATGGTTTGCGAATCACTAAATGACATGCGTCGACTATCAATATTTCACAAGGAAGAATTGCTGGATATGCT GGGGGATTCGATACCGCTCATTGTGAAGTCATTAAAGAATCCAAGAAGTGCTGTTTGTAAAACTGCTATCATGACTGCTGCTGACATATTTAATGCATATCATGAtcacataattgatcttttggATCCTCTG CTTGTACAGCTTCTTCTCAAATCTTCACAAGACAAGAAGTTTGTTTGTGAGGCAGCTGAGAGAGCTCTGGTTGCAATGACCACTTGGGTTTCCCCCGCATTGTTGTTACCAAAGTTACAGCCACATCTTAAGAACAGGAATCCTCGTGTTCGAGCTAAGGCATCAATGTGCTTTTCTCGAAGTGTACCTCGTCTG GGCATTGAAGGAATAAAATCATATGGGATTGACAAATTGATTCAAGTGGCTGCATCACAACTGAGTGACCAGCTTCCGGCATCTAGGGATGCTGCTCGAACCCTCCTTTTGGAGCTGCAAACTGTATATGAGAAGTCACATGAGCTTACACCAGCTGTATCTGAGCATTCGGAGTTGAATTCTTGGGAGCAGTTTTGTCAATCTAAACTCTCTCCATTAAGCGCACAAGCTGTGCTTCGTGTGACCAATCGAGAGGGTCTGGTTTTGGGTTCATGA